The genomic window GCGATTTCAGATATTGAAAAAAAAGAAGGTAAAAAGCCTAAAATTGTTTCGACTTCGGCTAAAAGATATGAACATACAGTTTCTTTTGATTTTTTAAGGAGAGAAATAACTAAAAATGAGCATCCTTATTTGATATGTTTTGGCACAGGTTGGGGGTTGACGGAAGAGTTTATCCATTCTTCTGATTATATTCTTGAACCTATATGTGGTCCTACCGATTATAATCATCTTTCTGTTCGTTCCGCTGCCTCCATAGTTCTGGACAGGTTACTCGGTTTGCGATAAAATACAGGATTAAATTCAGTATCCTGGAAAGGGAGGTAGAAGGAATGAAGAGAGTATTAAGTTTCTTTTCCGTGGCTCTTTTTGCGTTGATGGCTATTTTTGCGCCTGCACACGCGGAAGATGTTATCAAGATAGGTGTGGCCGGTCCTCACACCGGAGATCTGGCACCGTTTGGGGTTCCGACTGTCCATGCTGTCAAAATAGTTGCTGAAAAATATAATGCTAAAGGTGGCCTTCTTGGCAAAAAGATTGAAGTTATTGTTCTTGATGATCAATGCAAGCCAGAAATAGCGACAAACGTTGCTACAAACCTTGTAACACAGGGAGTTGTTGGAGTTATCGGTCATATTTGTAGTGGTGCTACAAAAGCAGCGCTTCCTATTTACAAGCAAGCCAGAATTCCTGTTATTTCTCCGTCTGCAACAAACCCATCTCTTACAAAACTTGGTGCTCCTGTTTTCTTTAGAACTATTGCACCAGATAATGCTCAGGCTAAGCTTGATGCTGATTTTATTATCAATAAACTTCACGCTAAAAGAGTGGCAATTATTCACGACAAAGAGGATTACGGAAAAGGTCTTGCAACTTATGTTAAGGATTACATAGAAAAGAGCGGAAAGGCAAAGGTAGTCCTTTTTGCTGGTGTTACAAGAGGTGCAATGGATTATTCTGCTATTGTTCAGAGGATTAAAAGGGTTCATCCGGATGTTGTAATGTTTGGAGGCTACCATCCTGAGGCATCCAAAATCGTTATGGCTATGAGAAGAATGAGAGTTAAAGTTCCGTTTATTTCAGGTGATGGTATTAAAAACGATAAATTTATTCAGGTTGCTGGAAAGTATGCAGAAGGTGTTTATGCATCAGGTCCTAAAGATATTTCAGGAAATCCCCTTTACAAAGTAGCTCTTGAAGAGCATAAAAAGAAATACGGAACAGAGCCTGGAGCTTTCTACTTCAACGGATATGCGGCTGCTCAGGCACTTTTCAATGCTATTCAAAAAGCAGGTTCAACAGATTTCGATAAGATAGTTAAAGTTCTTCATACGCAGTATGTTGAAACTCCACTTGGTAAAATTAAGTTTGATAAGAATGGCGAAGCTGAAGGTGTAGGTTTTGCCATTTATCAGGTTAGAAACGGAAAGTTTGTCCAGGTTCAGTAATTGGTTTATAATTTATTCGTAAATTTTATAGGGCGGCGGGTAGCTTTTTCAGTTATCCGCCGCTATTCTATGAGTAGAGGTGTGTGAGATGATTGATTGGGGATACTTTACAGACCTCTTCGTTAGTGGCCTGACAAAGGGAAGTATCTATGCCCTTATAGCTCTTGGTTACACCAT from Desulfurobacterium indicum includes these protein-coding regions:
- a CDS encoding RNA methyltransferase translates to MSVYVSLIHYPVYNKEKKVVATSITTLDIHDIARSSRTYGVKGYYIVQPIENHLWLANKLLSFWQGGHGREYNPKRWEALKLVKAVPYIEDAISDIEKKEGKKPKIVSTSAKRYEHTVSFDFLRREITKNEHPYLICFGTGWGLTEEFIHSSDYILEPICGPTDYNHLSVRSAASIVLDRLLGLR
- a CDS encoding branched-chain amino acid ABC transporter substrate-binding protein, whose amino-acid sequence is MKRVLSFFSVALFALMAIFAPAHAEDVIKIGVAGPHTGDLAPFGVPTVHAVKIVAEKYNAKGGLLGKKIEVIVLDDQCKPEIATNVATNLVTQGVVGVIGHICSGATKAALPIYKQARIPVISPSATNPSLTKLGAPVFFRTIAPDNAQAKLDADFIINKLHAKRVAIIHDKEDYGKGLATYVKDYIEKSGKAKVVLFAGVTRGAMDYSAIVQRIKRVHPDVVMFGGYHPEASKIVMAMRRMRVKVPFISGDGIKNDKFIQVAGKYAEGVYASGPKDISGNPLYKVALEEHKKKYGTEPGAFYFNGYAAAQALFNAIQKAGSTDFDKIVKVLHTQYVETPLGKIKFDKNGEAEGVGFAIYQVRNGKFVQVQ